A section of the Anabaena cylindrica PCC 7122 genome encodes:
- a CDS encoding DUF2605 domain-containing protein, giving the protein MGDSNPPSTELLKTVLAPLLEDFQYWFERSRSLLENEKIQFISEQEQLDLLQRVKEAQVELNTAKMLFAATDRQVGIDMATLMPWHQLVTECGNVGMRYRQSKQK; this is encoded by the coding sequence ATGGGAGACTCAAATCCACCAAGTACTGAATTGCTCAAAACAGTCTTGGCACCGTTGTTAGAGGATTTTCAATATTGGTTTGAGCGCTCACGATCCCTGCTGGAAAATGAGAAAATCCAATTTATAAGTGAACAAGAGCAACTTGATTTGTTACAACGCGTTAAGGAAGCGCAGGTAGAGCTTAACACAGCCAAGATGTTATTTGCTGCCACTGATAGACAAGTCGGGATTGATATGGCGACATTAATGCCTTGGCATCAATTGGTAACTGAATGTGGAAATGTGGGAATGCGCTACCGTCAGTCAAAACAAAAATGA
- the thrS gene encoding threonine--tRNA ligase: protein MSPNQETQNLEQPEKIYLPRTSESETLKKIRHTASHVMAMAVQKLFPKAQVTIGPWIENGFYYDFDSPEPFSDKDLKAIQKEMVKIINRKLPVVREEVSREEAQRRIEEIKEPYKLEILADIKQEPITIYHLGDEWWDLCAGPHLENTKEINAKAIELESVAGAYWRGDENKAQLQRIYATAWETPEQLAEYKRRKQEALRRDHRKLGKELGLFIFADLVGPGLPLWTPKGTLLRTTLEDFLKKEQLKRGYLPVVTPHIARVDLFKTSGHWQKYKEDMFPLMAEDEEAKALEQGFVLKPMNCPFHIQIYKSELRSYRELPMRLAEFGTVYRYEQSGELGGLTRVRGFTVDDSHLFVSPEQLDSEFLNVVDLILSVFGSLQLKNFKARLSFRDPASDKYIGSDEAWDKAEGAIRRAVEQLGMDYFEGIGEAAFYGPKLDFIFSDALEREWQLGTVQVDYNLPERFDLEYVAEDGSRKRPVMIHRAPFGSLERLIGILIEEYAGDFPLWLAPVQIRLLPVGELQLDFTKEVVAKMVALGIRAEVDTSGDRLGKLIRNAEKDKIPVMAVVGAKEVETNSLSIRTRASGELGAIAVDEVVDKITGAIANFSNF, encoded by the coding sequence ATGTCGCCTAATCAAGAAACCCAAAACCTAGAACAACCAGAAAAAATTTATTTACCGCGTACCAGCGAATCTGAGACATTAAAAAAGATTCGCCATACTGCCTCTCATGTGATGGCTATGGCCGTACAAAAGCTGTTTCCCAAGGCGCAAGTTACAATTGGCCCCTGGATTGAAAATGGGTTTTACTACGACTTTGATAGTCCAGAACCCTTCAGTGATAAGGATTTGAAAGCCATCCAAAAAGAGATGGTGAAGATTATTAATCGCAAATTGCCGGTAGTTAGAGAAGAAGTCAGCCGGGAAGAAGCACAACGCCGGATTGAGGAAATTAAAGAACCTTACAAACTAGAAATCCTGGCAGATATTAAACAAGAACCCATCACCATTTACCATTTAGGTGATGAATGGTGGGATTTGTGTGCCGGTCCTCATTTAGAAAATACCAAGGAAATTAACGCCAAAGCTATAGAATTAGAAAGCGTTGCTGGTGCTTATTGGCGTGGAGATGAAAACAAAGCGCAATTACAGCGCATTTATGCTACAGCTTGGGAAACTCCCGAACAACTAGCTGAGTACAAACGCCGCAAACAAGAAGCGTTACGGCGTGACCATCGTAAACTAGGTAAGGAACTGGGTTTATTTATCTTTGCAGATTTAGTAGGGCCTGGTTTACCTTTGTGGACTCCTAAAGGTACTTTATTGAGAACTACTTTAGAAGACTTCCTCAAAAAGGAACAATTAAAACGGGGTTATTTACCTGTTGTCACTCCCCATATTGCCAGAGTTGATTTATTTAAAACATCGGGACACTGGCAGAAATACAAAGAAGATATGTTTCCTTTAATGGCTGAAGATGAGGAAGCAAAAGCCCTAGAACAGGGTTTTGTCCTCAAGCCAATGAATTGCCCTTTCCATATCCAAATATACAAGAGTGAGTTACGCTCTTATCGGGAATTACCGATGCGGTTGGCGGAATTTGGTACTGTTTACCGTTATGAACAATCTGGGGAACTGGGTGGTTTAACAAGAGTGCGCGGTTTTACTGTTGATGATTCGCACTTGTTTGTGAGTCCCGAACAGCTAGACAGCGAATTTTTGAATGTTGTAGATTTGATTTTGTCAGTGTTTGGAAGTTTGCAACTGAAGAATTTTAAAGCTAGACTCAGTTTCCGAGATCCTGCCAGTGATAAGTATATTGGTTCTGATGAAGCTTGGGATAAAGCTGAAGGTGCGATTCGTCGCGCTGTGGAACAATTGGGAATGGATTATTTTGAAGGGATTGGGGAAGCGGCTTTCTATGGGCCAAAACTCGATTTTATCTTCAGTGATGCCTTAGAACGGGAATGGCAATTGGGAACGGTGCAGGTAGATTATAATTTACCTGAGCGGTTTGATTTGGAATACGTGGCTGAAGATGGTTCCCGCAAACGTCCCGTGATGATTCACCGCGCACCGTTTGGTTCTTTGGAACGGTTGATTGGGATTTTGATTGAAGAGTATGCTGGTGATTTCCCGTTGTGGTTAGCACCTGTGCAAATTAGGCTTTTACCTGTGGGTGAACTCCAGTTAGATTTTACCAAAGAGGTAGTAGCCAAGATGGTTGCGTTGGGTATTCGTGCGGAAGTGGATACGAGTGGCGATCGCTTGGGTAAGTTGATTCGCAACGCCGAAAAGGATAAAATCCCAGTTATGGCGGTAGTTGGTGCTAAGGAAGTAGAAACCAACAGCTTGAGTATTCGTACCCGTGCGTCTGGGGAATTGGGTGCGATCGCTGTAGATGAGGTTGTTGATAAGATTACAGGAGCGATTGCTAACTTTAGTAACTTCTAG
- a CDS encoding DUF29 domain-containing protein: protein MTEIQLAKTGLYDQDQYLWLEDTILKLKARDFHGLDVEHLIEEMEILASRDRAEVESRLIVLWVHLLKRIYVNSEYDNRGWEVTIREQRRQLRILLKQSPSLKRYFTEVLDQAWEEALMEVREDYPQIEFPDLWKFSLNIDVLLSEKFWDFAG from the coding sequence ATGACAGAAATTCAATTAGCCAAAACGGGTCTTTATGATCAAGATCAGTACTTATGGTTAGAGGATACAATCCTAAAACTCAAGGCGCGGGATTTTCATGGTTTGGATGTGGAACATTTGATTGAGGAGATGGAAATCTTGGCGAGTAGGGATAGGGCTGAGGTTGAAAGTCGCTTGATTGTGCTATGGGTGCATTTATTAAAACGGATTTATGTTAATAGTGAATATGATAATCGTGGTTGGGAAGTGACGATTCGAGAACAACGTCGCCAGTTAAGAATCCTTCTCAAACAATCTCCTAGTCTGAAGCGATATTTTACAGAAGTGTTAGATCAAGCTTGGGAAGAGGCGCTAATGGAAGTTAGGGAAGATTATCCTCAAATTGAGTTTCCTGATTTATGGAAGTTTAGCCTGAATATTGATGTGCTTTTGAGTGAGAAATTCTGGGATTTTGCTGGGTAG
- a CDS encoding coiled-coil domain-containing protein produces MTTCSEINSELGVISNAAASINGKLDQISSNQNQIFSRLSSIEQKLNSLEGRIDAINNAIDSLENIIITGLNSVKEIILNAINGLFELLSNLLGGNSNDRTGEILAAIQEARSALGVAIADVGRITVTQIRASESSLQDSISGCCNSLSGQISTAIGLLNTILNCIDCNDAGDRTGEILDAINSLRRLINEIDCGSGDLLTQILAAIAALAALLRNNECDIQPVLQSIQNCCSTLIALIKGIDFDTSGITLAINNVGNKVTNVQNTTNTIQNIATQNTTVLNSVDARTSNILNQVNNNSNTLNSIDASVRNIINDLRSIDNSVTNNNNQVTNLSNDINNVTNTIDLSTGDIINHITNEVTSTCGSTIQVLTGTLPSVDCDGNITSHTYDGIQQMLTIVNNNINSIVSQICEIDKNEAIAVVPEWWQIRLEGGTRQFIISFGEVDPDSGKTTHAKYTITIPHFKNVKPQFCPIPRYKKGNYELIAYFKDNSKLIINAFNEYECERVYNSILPWIEQEYIQSIKYKVGKRVSYPFKEIWVGPKFGKYFSQGNRDLNPDWTVYFE; encoded by the coding sequence ATGACTACTTGCAGTGAAATAAATAGCGAGTTAGGAGTAATATCTAATGCCGCAGCAAGCATTAACGGCAAACTTGATCAGATTTCATCCAACCAAAATCAAATATTTTCTAGATTATCTTCTATTGAACAGAAACTAAACAGTTTAGAAGGTAGAATTGATGCGATAAATAATGCTATAGATTCACTGGAAAACATTATAATTACAGGATTAAATAGTGTAAAAGAAATAATATTAAATGCTATTAATGGCTTGTTTGAATTACTTAGTAATCTTCTAGGAGGTAACAGTAATGACCGTACTGGTGAAATATTAGCCGCTATACAAGAAGCTAGAAGTGCGTTAGGTGTTGCTATAGCAGATGTCGGTAGAATAACTGTAACTCAAATAAGAGCTAGTGAATCTAGTTTACAAGATTCTATATCAGGTTGTTGCAACTCGTTATCCGGTCAAATTAGCACCGCTATCGGTTTGCTCAACACCATTCTTAATTGCATTGATTGCAATGACGCTGGTGATAGAACTGGTGAAATACTTGACGCGATTAATTCACTAAGAAGATTAATAAACGAGATTGACTGTGGTAGTGGTGATTTACTAACTCAAATACTAGCAGCTATAGCAGCACTGGCAGCATTATTAAGAAATAACGAGTGTGATATTCAGCCAGTTTTGCAATCAATTCAAAACTGTTGTTCTACCTTAATAGCACTTATAAAAGGTATTGATTTTGATACATCTGGTATTACATTAGCTATCAATAATGTAGGTAACAAAGTTACTAATGTACAAAACACTACTAACACCATACAAAATATTGCTACACAAAATACTACTGTATTGAACAGCGTTGATGCCAGAACTAGTAATATTTTAAATCAAGTCAACAATAACAGTAACACTTTAAACAGTATAGATGCTAGTGTGAGAAACATAATCAATGATTTAAGAAGTATAGATAACTCTGTTACTAACAATAATAATCAAGTTACTAATTTATCTAATGACATCAACAATGTTACTAACACTATAGATTTGTCAACGGGTGACATTATTAATCACATCACCAACGAAGTAACTAGTACTTGTGGTTCGACCATACAAGTTTTAACAGGTACATTACCAAGTGTAGATTGTGATGGTAATATTACTAGTCATACATATGATGGCATTCAACAAATGTTAACCATCGTAAACAATAATATAAATTCTATAGTTTCACAGATATGCGAAATAGATAAAAATGAAGCTATCGCTGTTGTCCCGGAATGGTGGCAGATTCGACTAGAAGGTGGGACAAGACAGTTTATCATCTCGTTTGGTGAAGTAGATCCTGATTCGGGTAAAACCACTCATGCAAAATACACAATCACTATTCCTCACTTCAAAAATGTTAAACCACAATTTTGCCCAATTCCCAGATACAAAAAGGGTAATTATGAATTAATTGCTTACTTTAAAGACAATTCAAAATTAATAATTAACGCTTTCAATGAGTACGAGTGTGAGCGTGTGTATAACTCTATTCTGCCTTGGATCGAGCAGGAGTATATACAATCAATTAAGTACAAAGTCGGTAAGCGTGTATCATATCCGTTCAAAGAGATATGGGTTGGTCCCAAGTTTGGTAAATATTTTTCACAGGGCAACAGGGATTTAAACCCGGACTGGACTGTGTATTTTGAATAA
- a CDS encoding tyrosine-type recombinase/integrase, which produces MKVNRCGQASIFSQNDFDKLIEKTVGENHKMIFRLAYLTAARMGEVLKLQTSDVYNDGKPMDSITYQRRTTKTRETRQVPTSPKLREYLRYYWLSQNPSAGFLFPGASGHLQFQSADDALRRAIKQAGLSGLGYSSHSFRRTATTNLSNNGTALSVIQQITGHESLQNLQRYIQISPEQVIKAVAAL; this is translated from the coding sequence ATGAAAGTAAACCGTTGCGGTCAAGCTTCTATTTTTTCTCAAAATGACTTTGACAAGTTAATAGAAAAAACAGTTGGCGAAAATCACAAGATGATTTTTCGCCTTGCTTACTTGACGGCTGCGCGGATGGGAGAAGTTTTGAAACTGCAAACATCTGATGTTTACAATGATGGTAAGCCGATGGATTCAATTACGTATCAGCGACGTACTACTAAAACTAGAGAGACGCGCCAAGTCCCCACAAGTCCAAAGCTCAGGGAATACTTGAGGTATTACTGGTTAAGTCAAAATCCTAGTGCTGGTTTTTTGTTTCCAGGTGCGAGCGGACATTTGCAATTTCAGTCAGCTGATGATGCACTCCGGCGGGCAATTAAACAAGCGGGGTTGTCTGGACTTGGGTATAGTTCCCACAGTTTCCGGCGTACTGCCACTACCAATCTGTCAAACAACGGAACAGCTTTATCTGTGATTCAACAAATCACGGGACACGAAAGCCTACAAAATCTACAGCGATATATTCAAATTTCACCAGAGCAGGTAATTAAAGCTGTTGCAGCATTGTGA
- a CDS encoding transposase, with product MRIVGLDVSKSSVSCCLLESKPSDVREFYYDCHFQLFQNNQKGISNLLLLKPDVAVLEPTGVNYSKFWTEHLTRAGVEVRLVGHKELRRYRENHLGLPDKDDDADSLALACYYFDYCEDWSRFVRISDRTISRIRELILRLNHLNKVQSPIINRARQDLAWQFPEVALVKSIRGSSGKVPVLWGWLAGQRKSARYDRLYAATAGLGLNDSVRFHAERICSLQREEQMVEDEISQLLNDEKFSRYRQVFNEFCFGDRLQATILSQIYPLENFLGEDAKPVVKIRKGRRSGKPTKRYLSLRRFQKSLGLAPTQESSGDISRLKVSGGSSVCRKALWQWVFTRVEVKRNRTTPMLKELGKFLDDEKLSGKPVALIRMRVAVKAVKLLFPHLVNVLD from the coding sequence ATGAGAATTGTAGGACTAGATGTATCTAAGTCCTCGGTTTCGTGCTGCTTACTGGAAAGTAAACCGAGTGACGTGAGAGAATTTTATTATGATTGCCATTTCCAACTCTTCCAGAACAATCAAAAAGGAATATCAAATTTACTGCTGCTAAAACCAGATGTAGCTGTACTAGAACCCACTGGGGTAAACTACTCGAAATTTTGGACTGAACACCTAACCCGTGCAGGTGTAGAAGTAAGGTTGGTTGGTCACAAGGAACTCAGACGATACAGGGAGAACCATTTAGGACTACCAGATAAAGACGATGACGCGGACTCTCTCGCCCTCGCCTGTTACTACTTTGACTACTGTGAGGACTGGAGTAGATTTGTCAGAATTAGCGATCGCACAATTTCCAGAATTAGAGAGCTAATTTTGCGCCTCAACCACCTCAACAAAGTCCAGTCCCCAATTATTAACCGGGCGCGTCAGGATTTGGCTTGGCAGTTCCCAGAAGTAGCCTTAGTCAAATCAATTCGGGGTAGTTCTGGAAAAGTTCCCGTACTTTGGGGATGGTTAGCAGGTCAGAGAAAATCAGCCAGGTATGACAGATTGTATGCAGCTACTGCTGGACTGGGGCTAAATGATTCCGTCCGGTTTCACGCTGAACGAATTTGTAGCTTACAGCGGGAAGAACAGATGGTTGAGGATGAAATATCCCAACTACTCAACGATGAAAAGTTTAGCCGTTACCGACAGGTTTTTAATGAATTTTGTTTTGGTGACAGATTACAAGCTACCATCCTCAGCCAAATTTATCCCCTAGAAAATTTCCTAGGGGAAGATGCTAAACCAGTGGTGAAAATTCGCAAAGGTAGAAGGTCAGGTAAACCCACCAAGCGTTACCTAAGTTTGAGAAGATTTCAGAAGTCTTTAGGACTTGCACCTACTCAAGAATCTAGCGGTGATATTTCCAGACTCAAGGTATCCGGTGGTAGTTCTGTATGTAGAAAAGCCTTATGGCAGTGGGTATTTACCCGTGTTGAAGTTAAGCGGAATCGAACTACACCAATGCTCAAAGAACTGGGGAAATTTTTAGATGATGAAAAGTTATCGGGTAAGCCGGTCGCGCTGATCAGGATGCGTGTGGCAGTGAAAGCGGTAAAACTTCTATTCCCTCACCTGGTAAATGTTCTAGACTGA
- a CDS encoding NAD(P)H-quinone oxidoreductase subunit 4, translating to MIADQFPWLTTIILLPLLASFLIPVLPDKDGKLVRWYALGVGVADFALMCYAFWNNYDASSSSFQLVENYAWMPQLGLNWAVSVDGLSVPLVLLAGFVTTLSIFSAWQVDRRPRLFYFLMLVLYSAQIGVFVAQDLLLFFIMWEVELIPVYLLVCIWGGQRRRYAATKFLIYTAAASIFILVAALAMGLYGGGNVTFDIAELAHKEYPLTLQLLLYAGLLIAFGVKLAIFPFHTWLPDAHGEASSPVSMILAGVLLKMGGYGLIRLNLELLPDAHIYFAPVLAILGVVNIIYGALNSFAQTNMKRRLANSSISHMGFVLLGIASFTDLGINGAMLQMISHGLIASVLFFLAGVTYDRSRTMVMADMGGIGQAMPKVFALFTMGAMASLALPGMSGFVGELSVFVGLTSSDVYTSTFCTVTVFLAAVGVILTPIYLLSMLRQVFYGSGADLICDINNAGLENKEDEGTACFGTDCLLPTETVYTDARPREVFIAACFLVLIIGIGFYPKMAMQMYDVKTVAINAHVRQSYSIVAQTNPRIYATGLLVPKFSESEEI from the coding sequence ATGATAGCGGATCAATTTCCTTGGCTGACTACAATTATCCTGCTGCCACTCCTTGCTTCCTTTTTGATTCCTGTATTGCCTGATAAAGATGGCAAGCTGGTACGTTGGTATGCACTGGGTGTAGGTGTGGCAGACTTTGCTTTGATGTGCTACGCATTTTGGAACAATTACGATGCTAGTAGTTCCAGTTTTCAACTTGTAGAAAATTATGCTTGGATGCCTCAGTTAGGTTTAAACTGGGCAGTCTCAGTTGATGGTCTTTCAGTACCTCTGGTGCTTTTAGCAGGATTCGTTACCACACTTTCTATTTTTTCGGCCTGGCAAGTTGACCGGAGACCACGGCTTTTTTACTTTCTAATGCTGGTGCTATATTCAGCACAGATAGGAGTATTTGTTGCCCAAGACTTGCTGTTATTTTTCATCATGTGGGAAGTCGAACTGATTCCCGTATATTTACTAGTTTGTATTTGGGGTGGGCAACGGCGACGCTACGCAGCTACAAAATTTTTGATTTATACCGCCGCTGCTTCCATATTTATTTTAGTCGCAGCTTTAGCAATGGGGCTATACGGTGGGGGAAATGTCACCTTTGATATTGCAGAACTTGCACATAAAGAATATCCCCTGACTCTCCAACTGCTGCTGTATGCAGGGCTGTTAATTGCCTTTGGGGTTAAACTTGCTATTTTTCCCTTCCATACTTGGCTACCGGATGCCCACGGTGAAGCATCTTCTCCCGTGTCGATGATTCTGGCTGGTGTGTTGTTGAAAATGGGCGGTTATGGACTAATTCGCCTTAATCTGGAACTTCTGCCCGATGCACATATCTACTTTGCACCAGTTCTAGCCATTCTCGGTGTTGTCAATATTATCTATGGTGCATTAAACTCTTTTGCCCAAACGAATATGAAACGGCGTTTGGCTAATTCGTCAATTTCCCACATGGGGTTTGTACTCCTGGGTATTGCCTCCTTTACCGATTTGGGCATCAACGGTGCGATGTTGCAAATGATATCCCACGGTTTGATTGCCTCAGTACTATTCTTTTTGGCTGGTGTCACTTATGATCGCTCTCGGACAATGGTAATGGCAGATATGGGTGGTATTGGTCAAGCCATGCCAAAAGTATTTGCTCTGTTTACAATGGGTGCAATGGCATCCTTAGCACTTCCTGGAATGAGTGGTTTTGTCGGTGAACTTTCGGTTTTTGTAGGATTAACTAGTAGCGATGTTTATACTTCCACATTCTGCACTGTAACGGTGTTTCTAGCGGCTGTAGGAGTGATTCTGACACCTATTTATCTACTTTCCATGTTGCGACAGGTATTTTATGGTTCTGGTGCAGACTTAATCTGTGACATTAACAATGCAGGTTTGGAAAATAAGGAAGATGAAGGAACAGCTTGTTTTGGTACAGATTGCCTTTTACCAACGGAAACTGTATATACTGATGCCAGACCTCGTGAAGTGTTTATTGCTGCCTGTTTTCTAGTGTTAATTATTGGGATTGGTTTTTATCCCAAGATGGCTATGCAGATGTACGATGTGAAAACAGTTGCTATAAATGCTCATGTTCGCCAGTCTTATAGTATTGTTGCCCAAACTAATCCCCGCATCTATGCTACTGGATTGTTGGTGCCAAAATTCTCAGAATCTGAGGAAATTTAA
- a CDS encoding AIPR family protein — protein sequence MLTKEFYNVIDSEINTLLEKYKDDEFIKKHKSAINNQKSYALLIWFLEFYGRKSNYKDFITDGDKDSSCDIVFDNTNNQGDKIFYVVQSKWNNADNSEKETDKDEILKALNDFDTILRGEKQNINEKIKAKLEDLDNHLKANGEVKFIFLTLSQYKGGADENISAFKKNDEKTKFEVIDINRIKVDYIDRTYKKIEPLNPLESYQNPEENPVTLEIVQKNGVVKIEKPFEAYMFLLRPKSIYDLFEKYGFALFYKNVRNPLLQSQFNEDIEITAVDNPAYFWYYNNGITAITYFLPTIGKKAEQIELTGLQIINGAQTVYAIYRAYKDATVTKRKQMDSESLVTLRLLKSGGKDFDLNVTRYTNSQNPVDDRDFCANDDIQIMLQNASYQTNVWYEKRRDEFRETPENVTEVPNYIFANTYLAYHLQDPSSVLKNDRQRNETGKDLNFISHIENKDGLYEKIFNNETTFENMLCGSYVWDVLCQNTSLLKKDNFNVGLYHLLALFKVGFTKYLKAKFNDKINVNKYIIKIYEQDDKEIIIKTVKFINQFVKRQIEVSDNEEKTTERIFKFLFEPYHYEKTKEALEDLEISVEDIENITIKDNEKLIEGEIGEENNSENND from the coding sequence ATGCTGACAAAAGAATTTTATAATGTAATTGATAGCGAAATTAATACACTATTGGAAAAATATAAAGATGATGAATTTATAAAAAAACATAAAAGTGCTATAAACAATCAGAAATCTTATGCCCTCTTAATTTGGTTTCTCGAATTTTACGGTAGAAAATCTAACTATAAAGATTTTATTACCGATGGAGATAAAGATAGTTCTTGCGACATTGTTTTTGATAATACAAACAATCAAGGGGATAAAATTTTTTATGTCGTTCAGTCAAAATGGAACAATGCTGATAATTCAGAAAAAGAAACTGATAAAGACGAAATACTAAAAGCACTGAATGATTTTGATACGATTTTACGAGGCGAGAAGCAAAATATTAATGAAAAAATCAAAGCAAAATTAGAGGATCTGGATAATCACCTCAAAGCTAATGGAGAGGTTAAATTTATATTTTTGACACTTTCTCAATATAAAGGGGGTGCGGATGAAAACATTAGTGCTTTTAAAAAAAATGATGAAAAAACTAAATTTGAAGTAATTGATATAAATCGCATAAAGGTAGATTATATTGACAGAACATATAAAAAAATAGAACCTTTAAATCCCCTAGAAAGTTATCAAAATCCAGAAGAAAATCCTGTTACTTTAGAAATAGTTCAAAAAAATGGAGTTGTTAAAATAGAGAAGCCTTTTGAGGCGTATATGTTTTTACTTCGCCCCAAAAGTATCTATGATTTATTTGAAAAATATGGATTTGCTCTTTTTTATAAAAATGTCAGAAATCCTCTACTGCAATCACAATTCAATGAAGATATAGAAATAACTGCGGTGGATAATCCTGCCTATTTTTGGTATTATAATAATGGCATTACAGCAATTACTTATTTCTTACCTACTATTGGCAAAAAAGCTGAACAAATAGAATTAACAGGATTGCAAATTATTAATGGCGCACAAACTGTTTATGCCATTTACCGAGCTTACAAAGATGCGACAGTAACGAAACGGAAGCAAATGGATAGTGAATCTTTGGTGACTTTACGCTTATTAAAATCAGGTGGAAAAGACTTTGATTTGAATGTTACCAGGTATACTAATTCCCAAAACCCCGTAGATGATAGAGATTTTTGTGCTAATGACGATATACAGATAATGCTGCAAAACGCATCCTATCAAACTAATGTTTGGTATGAAAAAAGGCGTGACGAGTTTAGAGAAACCCCAGAGAATGTAACAGAAGTTCCAAATTATATCTTTGCAAATACCTATTTAGCTTATCATTTGCAAGATCCTTCTAGTGTTTTAAAAAACGACCGCCAACGAAACGAAACGGGTAAAGACTTGAATTTTATTTCCCATATAGAAAATAAAGATGGTCTTTATGAAAAAATCTTTAATAATGAAACAACATTTGAAAATATGCTATGTGGATCGTATGTTTGGGACGTACTGTGTCAAAACACATCTCTTTTAAAGAAGGATAATTTCAACGTTGGTTTATATCATTTATTAGCTTTATTCAAAGTAGGCTTTACAAAGTATTTAAAAGCAAAATTTAATGATAAAATAAATGTAAATAAATACATAATCAAAATTTATGAACAAGATGATAAAGAAATTATAATTAAAACTGTTAAATTTATTAATCAGTTTGTTAAGCGGCAAATTGAAGTAAGCGACAATGAAGAAAAAACAACAGAAAGAATTTTCAAATTCTTATTTGAACCGTATCATTATGAGAAAACGAAAGAAGCCTTAGAAGATTTAGAGATTTCCGTCGAGGATATTGAAAATATAACTATTAAAGACAACGAAAAACTTATTGAGGGAGAAATTGGTGAAGAAAATAATAGCGAAAATAATGATTGA
- a CDS encoding DUF29 domain-containing protein: MTVITNLQQLYETDDHLWLLETIQLLKQSRFDELDLENLIEELESLTKRDKHQVKSLLEQVIRHLLLLQFWVQEYDRNKNHWRSEIRSFRVQLKDRLTSNLYNYLNSILTTIYEDALGYVQEKTGFTVNFPSECPYSFEEVLDINYLPN, encoded by the coding sequence ATGACAGTTATTACTAATTTACAGCAACTCTATGAAACAGACGATCATTTATGGTTATTAGAAACTATTCAATTATTAAAACAAAGTCGTTTTGATGAGTTAGATTTAGAAAATTTAATTGAGGAATTAGAATCATTGACGAAAAGAGATAAACACCAAGTTAAAAGTTTACTAGAACAAGTAATTAGACATCTTTTATTATTGCAGTTTTGGGTGCAAGAATATGACAGAAATAAAAATCATTGGCGTTCGGAAATTAGAAGCTTTCGAGTACAGTTAAAAGATAGATTAACATCTAATTTGTATAATTATTTGAATTCTATTCTTACAACTATTTATGAGGATGCTTTGGGCTATGTTCAAGAAAAAACAGGTTTTACTGTAAATTTTCCCTCCGAATGTCCTTATTCTTTTGAAGAAGTTCTCGATATTAATTATTTACCTAACTAA